Below is a genomic region from Chloroflexota bacterium.
GACCGTGGATGTCAACTACACGGGGTGGCTCGAGAACGGCCAGATGTTCGACACATCGCAGAAGCGGGGCACGCCCTTCGAGTTCCGCCTCGGAGCCGGACAGGTCATCAAGGGGTGGGACGAAGGGGTCGCCACGATGAAGGTGGGTGGCAAGCGCCGCCTCATCATCCCGCCCGACCTCGCCTACGGGGACAAGGGCGGCGGCAGCGCGATTCCCCCTAACGCCACGCTCATCTTCGACGTGGAGCTGGTGAAGGTCAGCTAGAGGCGTTGATCTGCGCCGAACCGGTCGCGACGCTCCACTCGGGCGCATTCCACGAGATCCGCCCATCCTCGACCTTCCGGCTC
It encodes:
- a CDS encoding FKBP-type peptidyl-prolyl cis-trans isomerase; protein product: MRNSLRAVLLLVSLAAMTLACSSAPDNSGYRPPRNTAPTAQPTPVAQNIPMPSVSGAETTTASGLRYIDVVEGTGPMPQAGQTVDVNYTGWLENGQMFDTSQKRGTPFEFRLGAGQVIKGWDEGVATMKVGGKRRLIIPPDLAYGDKGGGSAIPPNATLIFDVELVKVS